aatataaatttgaatAAGCCAAACATTTCCTATTGAGATTCCAACCTCTGACTTGTGGAACATTAATAAAATCTCCCTGCTTTTAACAAAACATGCTTTGCTgataggaaaagggaaatataTAAGGGAAGCTTTAATTTGTCTCAAGTAGGACAAACCAAGGTAAAAGTGCATGTCTAAATATGGGAAAAGTAACAGTTCTTCCTTTAATGTCTCAAATTCTTATCTAGCACATAAAGttattattcattttaattagATGTTTTACTCAGGTTTAGGTTAAAGTGCCTGTCCTTTAGCCTGAGGGCTTCTAAAGATGAGTGTACACtaagaagcaaaataaacaacttGAGTTATTATTTGCCATCCACAATTCCTAAAAACAACATCAGTGTAGTCAGTCAGTTTTCCTCTGCATCCTACATGGAGCCCAGAAAAAGCCAGAGGTGCTTCCCCTTATTCCCAGCACACCCAAAGGACATCAAACCTGGGAGAGGGGACAAACCAGGCCTCCAAGTCAGCTGAAATTTACAATAAACTGGATTATACAACTCTCAAAAATACAGGCAACCTCTCAGTTGTAGCCTGGCCCAACATAAAACTGAACAAAGGAGTTTGATTTGTAAACTTCTAGTTTGTTTCTATCAGAACTTCTATCAGCAGGACAGAAGTCTAATTGTgcaaattttaaatatctgtacAACTCAGTTTAAGGCATTAGAAATCTCACAGAATATACATTAGTTCTACAGGCTCTTCATTATCTAAAAATTGCCTCCTCAAAAAAAATTTGACATGCAAAATTTTGTAGAGTGTAGGTAAAATAAGGTTtcttacttttttgttttcaataacTCATGAATAACAGGCTTTtagctctttcttttttctaccATAGTTTTATTCACAATAACCTGTTATCTTCTACTTTTGTGCTAATAGTTAAATTAGTGTTTAAGTCCTAGCATGAAGAGTTTAGACTATACTAAACAAAAACTTATTATTAACCTTCATCAGATTAAAGCAACGTTTACATCAAACTGATTTTGTAGGTGAAAATTGCTTCTGTTTGTTTGAGTAGCCAGGTTTTTAAGGATTTCTCCAAAGTCAAagaatggttgaggttggaagggaccttaaagtagggacaccttccactgtcccaggtgctcccagccccagtgtccaacctggccttgggcactgccagggatccaggggcagcctcagctgctctgggcacctgtgccagggcctgcccaccctgacaattccttcccaatatcccatccatccctgccctctgtcaccATGAAGCCACCATTCCTCCTTGTTCTGTCTCTATATGATGTGTCATTGCATTGACCTTTCATATTTTATGGATAATATGTCTTGTCTTGCCTAGTAAACAATCTGGGCATTACCTCCTATGGTTCAGGACACACGCTCTGCTTTTCCACTTGCAGAATGTTTATTGGGATTAAATGCAAGCAACTTAAATTTAGCAACCACAGCATGTAAATGCATTCCAACCCTTACAGCACTCTTGGCTTTTTTTGAAAAGCTACATATAAAACAGCAACTGAATCTGATACAAAATTTCCCTGGCAAGTTTTACAAGAACACGGAAATCAATTTGCCTCCTTTGTCGAATTGATTAATGTGAAGATTCCTTATGGGAATGTGCAAGCTTTCCATCAGCAAGTATGAAAAATAGACTGTAATATGttaaaaaactaaacaaaagcGTGTTCTCAGTCAATGTTGATTATGTTGGCCTCTTGCAAAGTGGCAAGCGAAGTCATACTTGTTTTTACACTTACACCCACAAATGTTACACTGGAAAGGGTTTTCAAATCCATGGCATCCCATGTGGATGGTGTAAAGGATATTGTCTGCAAAGTACATGTCACAGTGTGGGCAGtggtgcaggagctgagggtcCTGCACTGGCAGGGTTGGAGCtggagtgctgggctggctgttgCTGATACTGGGAGTACTGGTGTGGGCACTGCGGTCGCTGCTGGGCCCTGCCACGGGACTATAGTTCCTCTGATTGTGAGTGGGCCGGGAGTCTGGGCTGGTTGGAGAGGAATTCTGAGGAATATTTGCTGACACAGCTGAAACTACTGCAGGTGCAGCAGGCTGCTGTATCATGAAAGGCTTTTCTTCTTGACAGGACACGACATCAGGAGAGGCTGGATTTTGGTTTTCAGGTGGCAAACTGGACAACTGTCCTGCTAAGGTGGAGAGCTGGTTTAAAGGATTATCCACCATGAGGTCCTGTGGATCTCTGGGCAAGCCACCACTCGGAGTGGTTTTTGCCATGCTCTCGTACGCCTCAGTCTGGATATTGGGGATCTCGTGGGTGAAATCGTTAAGGTAGTCTGGTTTCTGCACCACCATGGAAGGCGGACTCAGATTAATTAACGCTCTTCTGCTGTAGCCCAAATTGCTGGTCTTCTTCTGCAGAACCCCCCACATCTTCTTGCTGCTCAGAGAAGACCTGGTGCCCTTGATGGGCACCATCTTGTGCTTGCGCCGGCGGTGGTGGGACAGGTTGCTGCGGTCGCTGCAGCGGAAGGAGCACAGCTCGCACTTGTAGGGCTTCTCCCCGGTGTGGGACCGCATGTGGGCCTCCAGGTGACGCTCATAGGCCGAGGCAAAGGGACACAGGTGGCACCTGTGTGGCTTCTCCCCTGGAAAATCAGAACAGGTTAGCCCACAGCACCTGGGAGCGCCTAGAACAGGCTTTGTGTGCGGCTCATTGGGAGCCGCTCGTCCAGCTTCAGTCACCGCCAGCCTCGAGCTCAGCTGGGCATCCTGGGAGAGTGGAGAGcgctgggacagctctgcctcaccCAGGGATCatcagcacacagaaaaatccTGAGTGGAACCAGGCTAACACACAAACCTGTGTGTTAGCTAATCAGGCTAACACACAAACCTTCATGAGAACTCTGAAGGAGAGTATCCTTCTGGGACCTTCCAGACATCCCTACTCCTAAACATCCTGGAATTAGCATCCTAAATAACCCCCACACACAGGCAGCCACTCAAGGACTGAGCTTTGAAAAAGGATCCTGTGGCTAAAGAGTTGTAACAGATACCAAAAGCCAGGCATTCCCTGGAGAGCTGTGTGCTCTTCCAGATGGGACATGGGATGATGATCAGGGAGACCATCATCTCCTTTGCACATGCAGAACTTTGTTCTTCTATCAAATGAAATTTATAGATACAAAGTTTtctgaggattttttaaaaagttaacaTGAGTAACAGAATAACAGGCCAGCCAACACTTTTGTAAGGCAGCACTTTAGGAATTCTGATTTTCCCTTGGTAGACTGATCTAGGAGTTACAGATCCAGGTCTGCAATGTCAGAATTGCCTAAAGGATCTGATGTGTGTTCAGGTGCTGAAATAAAAGATCATCTTACTCTCCTATCTTGAGTGCCAGCTCAATTTCTAAATCCCTGTCATGTGACTGATGAGCATTCCACATTGAGGAATGACAGTCTGGGATACCAAATAGATTTCTTTTATTCCCCCTACATCACTTGCTCTCcaagaggaaagaaatcaaCTTTTGTGCTACCTCTAATACCTTCTTTGCACCAAGTAAAACCGTGATTTCTCCATGAGCATCTCTCTGCActcatacacatacacacaaggATAGACAAAGATCTGGAGACTTGATAAAATGGTATGAGAAGATTGGCAAATTCTGTGTGAATGCAGGGAGTTTGTCAATCTGATTTCATTCTAAACTGGTTGCACAGAGATAAAAGTTTTGCATCGCATGTAGCACAATCCAGCTGGTGAACAACTCATTATCTGCTCTCAGACTCAGCATGAAGCCAATCCTGTGGTAGGCTGCActtaataatgataataatgatggTTGCATGATCATGCCTGGGTCACAATTCCTTTGGCAGATGTCCAGGGTGCTGTACCTGTTTATTTACACTGCTCTGAGGCTGTGAGTCAGCTGCCACTTCCCTACTTTAGAGCTGACTCATCTGAGCCCTCACAGCACAAGCAACATCTCCTGGCCCTCTGCCAGCCTTCCAAGGCAAACAACACTCAGGCCTTGGATCTTCTTCCCTTGagtggaaaaacaaaccaaaccaaaccaggaaaaccaaaccaaaataactaTTTTCTTGTTCTGGAAGACACAAGAGAAGAATTTACCAGGTCCTTCAGAATCTGAACCTCAGAACTCTCTGATTTCTGGCTGGTTGCCATTTCCTACCCCATTATGCCCTGTTGAAACAAGCCAACACTGCAGGGTCAGTGAAGGGGCCCcacctttcccaaaatccacccagggAGCTCCTGTGTGGAAGGAATGGCTCCCAGCAAAGTGAGAATCTGAGGAGACTAACTGTACCTGAGAGAGCTACAATCACATCAGCTGCAAACCTGTAAAAACTTTCATTCTTTGcagcacacatttttttttctgctctgcttaACACCCTGAAGTCATCTGTATTGGTGTGATACACTTGACAGATTCACAAACAtctattttcttgttttctctcattTGCCATGAAGTTGGAGCTTTCAGAACAGTTTAGGATATTTTAACCTTTATGggagttttgcttttcaggtttatACATCCAACAGTGGCAAATGCTCTTTAACAAGCCACAGTTGTAACTTTTCTGTTCACTCCTGATACCAGACACAAACTTGATGGTATGTCCTTACATTTGAATATTCTACCAATAACTTCATTCTTATTACTATGCTTTGTACTTCCACATCTAGAATGTTGTGCagaacaggaatattttctaaacaacagaggaagaaaaggccCTATAAATCTCTGTGTAGGAATACATTTGTCACTTTTTTCATCAGCACAGAAAAACTAGAAGATATTTTTAGGGGCCTTCAATTTACATTGAAGCTTTCATGCTAAACTTTACTCCCATATAGTTACTTATAATAATAAATGCCAGCAGGGATTTGCACAGTTTAAATAGGTACATGGCACACCTTGACAAAAATAGACTATAAAAACCCACCAATACCCAGTTATTGTTAAGAATGCTCTTCCAGATGGGACACAGGATGATGATCAGGGAGACCATCCTCTTCTTTGCACATGCAGAACTTTGTTCTTCTATCAAATGAAATTTATAGATACAAAGTTTTctgaggaatttttaaaaagttgatGTGAGTAAAAGAATAACAGGCCAACACTTTTGTAAGGCAGCACTTTAGGAATTCTGATTTTCCCTTGGTAGACTGATCTAGGAGTTACAGATCCAGGCCTGCAATGTCAGAATTGCCTAAAGGATCTGATGTGTGTTCAGGAGCAGAAATCCAAAATCATCTTACTCTTCCTATCTCAAGTGCCAGCTCAATTTTTAAATCCCTGTCATGTGACTGATGAGCATGATGAATTTGCCAACTGCTGACATGGAAATCCCAATGCTGAGGAAATCCCCAAGGcctcccaggcaggcagagagaaGATCCCATACCTGTGTGAATCCTGATGTGCTCGATGAGCCGTGCTGTTCCTTTGCTGGCATAGTTACAGTATCGACACTTTAACTTCCCATCAAAAGTC
The nucleotide sequence above comes from Molothrus ater isolate BHLD 08-10-18 breed brown headed cowbird chromosome 8, BPBGC_Mater_1.1, whole genome shotgun sequence. Encoded proteins:
- the IKZF5 gene encoding zinc finger protein Pegasus, producing MGEKKAEPLDFVKDFQEYLTQQTHHVNMISGSVTGDKEVETLQGAGTEGDQNGLDHPSVEVSLDENSGMLVDGFERTFDGKLKCRYCNYASKGTARLIEHIRIHTGEKPHRCHLCPFASAYERHLEAHMRSHTGEKPYKCELCSFRCSDRSNLSHHRRRKHKMVPIKGTRSSLSSKKMWGVLQKKTSNLGYSRRALINLSPPSMVVQKPDYLNDFTHEIPNIQTEAYESMAKTTPSGGLPRDPQDLMVDNPLNQLSTLAGQLSSLPPENQNPASPDVVSCQEEKPFMIQQPAAPAVVSAVSANIPQNSSPTSPDSRPTHNQRNYSPVAGPSSDRSAHTSTPSISNSQPSTPAPTLPVQDPQLLHHCPHCDMYFADNILYTIHMGCHGFENPFQCNICGCKCKNKYDFACHFARGQHNQH